The following are encoded in a window of Lacinutrix sp. WUR7 genomic DNA:
- the ftsZ gene encoding cell division protein FtsZ has protein sequence MSSNKEFETNIAFDLPKNQSNVIKVIGVGGGGSNAINHMFQQGIKGVDFVICNTDAQALQNSGVPNKIQLGLNLTEGLGAGANPDVGEQSAIESFEDLQRMLDTNTKMIFITAGMGGGTGTGAAPIIAKMAKDLDILTVGIVTMPFQFEGKMRNEQAQNGIEKLRNVVDSLIVINNNKLRDVYGNLGFKAGFSKADEVLSTAARGIAEVITHHYTQNIDLRDAKTVLSSSGTAIMGSASSSGQNRAHEAIRKALDSPLLNDNKIIGAKNVLLLIVSGAQEITIDEIGEINDHIQNEAGHGANIIMGVGEDDSLDESIAVTIIATGFDIEQQDEISNTETKKVIHSLEEEQTLEQDLTKKDKSPAIITPNIELEKKPEPVIVKHTLDLNELEDAFETRRKGVSKPLSLIPTSEIIKNMHVVYDEVVATKDVQAEDKCFADDDFEEDVFEDVEDDFVITNATPTVEVTNQFEEEEQQITLTFDMPLSEPIAPVVQDIQEVQETKEVIREEKVVHNLNAEEIKDLPVNDFIELVNVTETNKDGEIRYALDDYLEFEATSEPKKKEPIVEVVDKVLEEEIVFEKKVVQKQVVEEQVEEIDPMNSPISDMLKERAEERRRKMKDFNYKFNTAKIDDIEKIPAYKRQGVDLQDVQHSSQRTSISGTTLSTDDNDDMLLRSNNSFLHDNVD, from the coding sequence ATGAGCAGCAACAAAGAATTCGAAACCAATATAGCATTCGATTTACCAAAGAATCAATCCAATGTGATAAAAGTTATTGGAGTAGGTGGTGGTGGTAGTAATGCTATCAATCACATGTTTCAACAAGGTATTAAAGGAGTAGATTTTGTAATCTGTAATACAGATGCACAAGCACTTCAAAATAGTGGTGTACCCAACAAAATTCAATTAGGTCTTAACCTTACCGAAGGTTTAGGAGCAGGAGCAAATCCAGATGTAGGAGAGCAATCTGCTATAGAGAGTTTTGAGGATCTACAACGTATGTTAGATACCAATACCAAAATGATCTTCATTACCGCAGGAATGGGTGGAGGAACAGGAACAGGAGCAGCTCCAATTATTGCTAAAATGGCTAAAGATTTAGATATTTTAACAGTTGGAATTGTAACGATGCCTTTCCAGTTTGAAGGAAAAATGCGTAACGAACAAGCGCAAAATGGTATTGAGAAATTAAGAAACGTAGTCGATTCATTAATCGTAATTAACAATAATAAACTTCGTGATGTTTATGGAAATCTTGGTTTTAAAGCAGGATTCTCTAAAGCAGATGAAGTATTATCTACTGCAGCACGCGGTATAGCAGAAGTTATTACACATCACTACACACAAAATATTGATTTACGTGATGCTAAAACGGTATTAAGTAGTAGTGGAACTGCTATTATGGGTTCTGCTAGTTCTTCCGGACAAAATCGTGCGCATGAAGCAATTCGTAAAGCATTAGATTCTCCATTATTAAACGATAATAAAATTATAGGAGCCAAAAACGTATTGTTGCTAATCGTTTCTGGAGCTCAAGAAATTACTATTGATGAAATAGGAGAAATCAATGATCATATTCAAAACGAAGCTGGTCATGGTGCAAATATTATTATGGGTGTTGGTGAAGATGATTCTTTAGATGAGTCTATTGCAGTAACCATTATAGCAACAGGTTTTGATATTGAACAACAAGATGAAATTTCAAATACCGAAACTAAAAAGGTTATTCACTCTTTAGAAGAAGAGCAAACCTTAGAGCAAGATTTAACTAAAAAAGATAAAAGTCCAGCAATTATAACTCCAAATATTGAGTTAGAAAAAAAGCCGGAACCAGTAATAGTAAAGCACACTTTAGATCTAAATGAATTAGAAGATGCTTTTGAAACACGAAGAAAAGGAGTTTCAAAACCATTAAGTTTAATTCCAACTTCAGAAATCATTAAGAACATGCATGTTGTTTATGATGAAGTCGTTGCAACTAAAGATGTACAAGCAGAAGATAAATGTTTTGCAGACGATGATTTTGAGGAAGATGTTTTTGAGGATGTTGAAGACGATTTTGTAATCACTAACGCAACACCAACTGTTGAAGTAACGAATCAATTTGAAGAAGAAGAGCAACAAATTACGCTAACTTTCGATATGCCATTAAGTGAACCAATAGCGCCTGTAGTTCAAGATATTCAAGAGGTTCAAGAAACTAAAGAAGTAATTCGAGAAGAAAAAGTAGTTCATAATTTAAATGCAGAAGAAATTAAAGATTTACCTGTAAATGACTTTATCGAACTTGTAAATGTAACTGAAACAAATAAAGATGGCGAAATACGTTATGCTTTAGATGATTATTTAGAATTTGAAGCTACTAGCGAACCAAAGAAAAAGGAACCAATAGTAGAGGTTGTAGATAAGGTTTTAGAAGAAGAAATTGTTTTTGAAAAGAAAGTAGTGCAAAAACAAGTTGTGGAAGAGCAAGTGGAAGAAATTGACCCAATGAACAGTCCGATTTCAGACATGCTAAAAGAAAGAGCAGAAGAACGCAGACGTAAAATGAAGGACTTTAATTATAAATTCAATACTGCCAAGATTGATGATATAGAAAAGATTCCAGCATATAAACGTCAAGGTGTAGACTTGCAAGATGTACAACATTCATCACAAAGAACCAGTATTTCTGGTACTACTTTAAGTACAGATGATAATGATGATATGTTATTAAGAAGTAATAATTCGTTTTTACACGATAATGTAGATTAA
- the ftsA gene encoding cell division protein FtsA, protein MENNIAVGLDIGTTKIVAMIGRKNEYGKVEILGIGKSKSLGVHRGVVNNITQTIQSIQLAVQEAETAAGTKIEGVTVGIAGQHIRSLQHSDYITRANSELVIDEEDIDRLINQVHKLVMLPGEEIIHVLPQEYKVDGQAEIKEPIGMYGGRLEANFHVVVGQVSSIRNVGRCIQSAGLKLEGVTLEPLASSNAVLSQEEKEAGVALIDIGGGTTDLAIFRDGIIRHTAVIPFGGNVITEDIKEGCSIIEKQAELLKIKFGSAWPGENKDNEIVSIPGLRGREPKEITLKNLSKIIHARVVEIVEQVYVEIKNYGHEEQKKKLIAGIVLTGGGAQLKHLKQLVEYITGMDTRVGFPNEHLAGNSDDEITSPLFATAVGLVMDGLKRNERKKAEVVEEESDVLEEETEETTEEIEMKPPVKERRSFLDKLTERVKDFLDNAE, encoded by the coding sequence ATGGAGAATAATATAGCAGTAGGATTAGATATCGGAACCACAAAAATTGTGGCTATGATTGGTCGTAAAAATGAATATGGTAAGGTCGAGATTTTAGGTATTGGTAAATCTAAAAGTCTTGGTGTACATCGTGGTGTAGTAAATAATATTACCCAAACCATTCAATCGATTCAATTAGCAGTGCAAGAAGCAGAAACTGCTGCAGGAACAAAAATTGAAGGTGTAACCGTTGGTATTGCAGGTCAGCATATACGAAGCTTACAGCATAGCGATTATATTACTAGAGCAAATTCTGAACTAGTAATAGATGAAGAAGATATCGACCGATTAATTAATCAAGTGCACAAGTTAGTGATGCTTCCTGGAGAAGAGATTATTCACGTTTTACCACAAGAATATAAAGTAGATGGTCAAGCCGAAATAAAAGAACCAATTGGGATGTATGGCGGCAGATTGGAAGCGAATTTTCATGTGGTAGTCGGACAAGTTTCTTCTATCAGAAATGTAGGAAGGTGTATACAAAGTGCGGGATTAAAGCTAGAAGGAGTAACACTTGAACCTTTAGCATCGTCAAACGCAGTATTAAGTCAGGAAGAAAAAGAAGCAGGAGTTGCTCTAATTGATATAGGAGGAGGGACAACTGATTTAGCCATTTTTAGAGATGGAATAATTCGTCATACTGCTGTAATTCCTTTTGGAGGTAATGTAATTACAGAAGATATAAAAGAAGGCTGTTCTATTATTGAAAAGCAAGCCGAACTTTTAAAAATAAAATTTGGATCTGCATGGCCTGGAGAAAATAAAGACAATGAAATTGTTTCTATTCCGGGATTAAGAGGTAGAGAACCAAAAGAGATCACATTAAAAAATCTCTCTAAGATTATACATGCTCGCGTAGTAGAAATTGTGGAGCAAGTATATGTAGAGATTAAAAATTATGGTCACGAAGAGCAAAAAAAGAAACTTATTGCAGGAATTGTTTTAACAGGTGGTGGCGCACAATTAAAACATTTAAAGCAATTAGTAGAATATATAACAGGAATGGATACCAGAGTTGGTTTTCCTAATGAACACCTTGCAGGGAATAGCGATGATGAGATTACAAGTCCGTTGTTTGCTACCGCTGTAGGTTTAGTGATGGATGGTTTAAAAAGAAATGAAAGAAAGAAAGCCGAAGTTGTAGAAGAAGAATCTGATGTTCTAGAAGAAGAAACAGAAGAAACAACGGAGGAAATAGAAATGAAACCACCAGTAAAAGAAAGACGTTCGTTTTTAGATAAACTAACCGAGAGAGTAAAAGATTTTTTAGATAACGCAGAGTAA
- a CDS encoding cell division protein FtsQ/DivIB yields MSRINWNYVKTFVLLVLVVFLYAFSANKNKVRNVSEPQVQFLGDNNLFITQANVSKLLIQNQQTVTKASKEILDLNKLESALNSNPMIKSAEVYLSVNGELKAEVIQKKPIARVSTSTSYYIDDQGGFMPLSSNHAARVPLVTGLVRKDALDNVFKIAEKINKDPFLSKYVIEIHQNDDNSFHLKLRQSTFVVQLGKLNQLDKKINNLKVFYQKALKEKTLNSYSKVNLQFDNQVVCTKT; encoded by the coding sequence ATGTCTAGAATTAACTGGAATTACGTAAAAACCTTTGTACTGCTAGTGTTAGTAGTGTTTTTGTATGCTTTTTCGGCAAATAAAAATAAGGTCCGAAATGTTTCTGAGCCTCAAGTGCAATTTTTAGGAGATAATAACCTATTTATAACGCAAGCTAATGTTAGTAAGTTGTTAATACAAAATCAACAAACAGTGACAAAGGCGTCGAAAGAAATTTTAGATTTGAACAAATTAGAATCTGCCCTGAATTCTAATCCTATGATAAAATCTGCCGAAGTGTATCTTTCTGTAAATGGGGAACTTAAAGCAGAAGTTATACAGAAAAAACCTATAGCTAGAGTTAGTACTTCTACGTCGTATTACATAGATGATCAAGGTGGTTTCATGCCATTGTCTTCTAATCATGCAGCAAGAGTACCTTTGGTAACCGGTTTAGTGAGGAAAGATGCGTTAGATAATGTGTTTAAAATTGCAGAAAAGATTAATAAAGATCCTTTTTTAAGCAAATATGTTATTGAAATTCATCAAAACGATGACAATAGCTTTCATTTAAAACTAAGACAATCTACCTTTGTAGTGCAATTAGGTAAATTAAATCAATTAGATAAAAAGATAAATAACCTTAAGGTGTTTTATCAAAAGGCGTTAAAAGAAAAAACACTTAATAGTTACAGTAAAGTTAATTTACAATTTGATAACCAAGTAGTGTGCACCAAAACGTAA
- the murC gene encoding UDP-N-acetylmuramate--L-alanine ligase, translating into MNLNNIHNIYFIGIGGIGMSALARYFHASNKKVAGYDKTQTEITDGLVDLGIEVHFEDSIANVSDSFLNYDTTLVVYTPAIPKDNKELTYFKNDKNFTVLKRSEILGLITENTYCLAVAGTHGKTTTTSILGHLLYECGVELTAFLGGISENYNSNLILNGNKVSVVEADEFDRSFLTLSPDLACITSMDADHLDIYGDASELIKTFKDFSEKIKPNGKLFIKNGLPLEGITYGIEDDSDYSVNNIKIENGAYVFDVKMPNATLERVQFNLPGRHNLSNALIALAMAAEYGCPHQQLAKGLASYKGVKRRFTYQIRTEELVFIDDYAHHPEEINAVHQAIREMYPNKEVLVVFQPHLFSRTQDFADDFATSLSQFDEVLLLDIYPAREMPIEGVTSSWLLEKIKNKNKQLVAKNELVAKIKESKVQIILTLGAGDIGAEVKHIKEALYV; encoded by the coding sequence ATGAACTTAAACAACATACATAACATCTATTTTATTGGCATTGGAGGCATTGGCATGAGTGCGCTTGCACGATATTTTCATGCGAGCAATAAAAAGGTTGCAGGTTATGATAAAACCCAAACAGAAATCACAGATGGTTTGGTGGATTTAGGTATTGAAGTTCATTTTGAAGATTCTATTGCAAATGTTTCGGATTCGTTTTTAAATTATGATACTACGCTAGTGGTATATACGCCAGCAATTCCGAAGGATAACAAAGAGTTGACATATTTTAAAAATGATAAAAATTTCACGGTTTTAAAACGTTCTGAAATTTTAGGATTAATTACAGAAAACACTTATTGTTTAGCTGTTGCAGGAACACACGGTAAAACAACAACGACAAGTATTCTAGGGCATTTATTATATGAATGTGGTGTAGAGTTAACAGCCTTTTTAGGAGGAATAAGTGAAAACTATAACTCGAATTTAATTTTAAACGGAAACAAAGTTTCTGTAGTTGAAGCAGATGAATTTGATAGATCCTTTTTAACCTTATCTCCAGATTTAGCATGCATAACATCTATGGATGCAGATCATTTGGATATTTATGGGGATGCTTCCGAGTTAATAAAAACATTCAAAGATTTTTCAGAAAAAATAAAACCAAATGGAAAACTATTTATTAAAAACGGTTTGCCTCTTGAAGGAATTACCTACGGAATTGAAGATGATTCCGATTATTCGGTAAACAATATAAAAATAGAAAATGGTGCCTATGTGTTTGATGTGAAAATGCCAAATGCAACACTAGAAAGAGTTCAATTTAACCTGCCTGGTAGACATAATTTGTCGAATGCATTAATAGCCTTGGCGATGGCTGCAGAATATGGTTGCCCTCACCAGCAGCTCGCCAAAGGTTTAGCATCTTACAAAGGAGTGAAGCGCAGATTTACGTATCAAATAAGAACCGAAGAATTGGTTTTTATTGATGACTATGCGCATCATCCAGAAGAGATCAATGCAGTACATCAAGCAATTCGTGAAATGTATCCTAATAAGGAAGTGTTGGTAGTTTTTCAGCCGCACTTGTTTTCTAGAACACAGGATTTTGCAGATGATTTTGCTACAAGTTTGTCACAGTTTGATGAAGTGTTATTGTTGGATATTTATCCAGCAAGAGAGATGCCAATAGAAGGCGTGACTTCTAGTTGGTTATTAGAAAAAATAAAAAATAAAAATAAGCAGCTAGTTGCTAAAAACGAATTAGTTGCAAAAATAAAAGAAAGCAAAGTACAAATAATTTTAACGCTTGGTGCTGGAGATATTGGAGCAGAAGTTAAACATATAAAAGAAGCGTTGTATGTCTAG
- the murG gene encoding undecaprenyldiphospho-muramoylpentapeptide beta-N-acetylglucosaminyltransferase: protein MKQKTKTYKIILSGGGTGGHIYPAIAIANELKSRFPNAEFLFVGAKDRMEMEKVPQAGYAIKGLWISGIQRKLTLKNLMFPFKLLSSLYNAKKIVKQFKPDVVIGTGGFASGPLLQMAVSSGVPGLIQEQNSFPGITNKLLSKKVQKICVAYDGLERFFPKEKMIKTGNPVRQDLLDIDSKVAEAKKHFNLIEGKKTILVIGGSLGAKRINELIREELDYFNTLNMQVIWQCGKLYYKAYKIDGNEKHVQLHEFINSMDLAYAAADVIISRAGASSVSELCIVGKPVIFIPSPNVAEDHQTKNAMAIVNENAAMLIKESDLIVDFENKFTQLMASPEKQKELGENIKKLALVNATKQIADEVEKLLNK, encoded by the coding sequence GTGAAACAAAAAACTAAAACATATAAAATCATATTATCTGGAGGAGGAACAGGAGGACATATTTATCCTGCAATCGCCATTGCTAATGAATTAAAATCTCGTTTTCCGAACGCGGAGTTTCTGTTTGTTGGTGCAAAAGATAGAATGGAAATGGAAAAAGTGCCTCAGGCTGGTTATGCTATCAAAGGACTTTGGATTTCTGGTATTCAGCGTAAGCTTACATTAAAAAATCTAATGTTTCCATTTAAGCTTTTAAGTAGTTTATATAATGCGAAAAAAATTGTAAAACAATTTAAACCAGATGTAGTTATTGGTACCGGTGGATTTGCAAGCGGACCATTATTACAAATGGCAGTTTCCAGTGGTGTTCCAGGATTAATACAAGAACAAAATTCGTTTCCAGGAATTACTAATAAACTGTTATCAAAAAAGGTGCAAAAAATATGTGTTGCTTATGATGGTTTAGAACGTTTTTTTCCGAAAGAGAAAATGATTAAAACGGGTAATCCGGTTCGTCAAGATTTATTAGATATCGACTCTAAAGTAGCGGAAGCTAAAAAACATTTCAATCTAATTGAAGGAAAGAAAACCATTTTAGTAATAGGTGGAAGTTTAGGAGCAAAACGTATTAATGAGTTAATAAGAGAAGAGCTAGATTATTTTAATACGCTAAACATGCAAGTGATTTGGCAATGCGGAAAACTGTATTATAAAGCGTATAAGATTGATGGTAATGAAAAGCATGTGCAGCTTCATGAGTTTATTAATAGCATGGATTTAGCGTATGCAGCAGCAGATGTTATTATCTCTAGAGCAGGAGCAAGTTCGGTAAGTGAATTGTGTATTGTTGGTAAGCCAGTGATTTTTATTCCGTCACCAAATGTTGCCGAAGATCATCAAACTAAAAACGCTATGGCCATTGTAAATGAAAATGCAGCCATGCTAATTAAAGAGAGTGACTTGATTGTCGATTTTGAAAACAAGTTTACACAACTAATGGCTTCTCCCGAAAAGCAAAAGGAGTTAGGCGAAAACATAAAAAAATTAGCATTAGTAAATGCAACAAAACAAATAGCAGACGAAGTAGAAAAACTATTAAATAAATAA
- a CDS encoding FtsW/RodA/SpoVE family cell cycle protein, which produces MQEIFNNIKGDRLIWAIAALLAIFSFLPVYSAASNLAYVGGTGNTFSFFIKHFMHLFLGFTIMYGVHKIPYRYFRGLSMVMIPVVLVLLVVTMLQGTTIEGANASRWIQIPIVNMSFQTSTLAAVVLMVYVARYMSKIQEKEITFAETILPLWMPVFLILILILPANFSTAAIMFVMVVMLVFLGGYPLRYLAVIIGSGIFALVLFVLVAKAFPDAMPNRIDTWMSRIDSFSNDDNTEADYQIEHAKTAIASGGIQGVGPGKSIQKNFLPQSSSDFIFAIIVEEYGLIGGLLLMILYMWLLFRIVIVAQKSDSLFGKLLVLGVGLPIVFQALINMAVAVELFPVTGQTLPLVSSGGTSIWMTCLAIGIVLSVSAKREEDKNKENLEDNPLEVLSEAI; this is translated from the coding sequence ATGCAAGAAATATTTAATAACATAAAAGGGGATCGGTTAATTTGGGCAATAGCAGCGCTATTGGCTATATTTTCATTTTTACCTGTGTATAGCGCAGCGAGTAATTTGGCTTACGTTGGCGGTACAGGTAATACTTTTTCTTTCTTTATTAAGCACTTTATGCATTTGTTTCTAGGGTTCACCATCATGTATGGTGTTCATAAAATTCCGTACAGATATTTTAGAGGCTTATCTATGGTTATGATTCCTGTAGTGCTAGTATTATTGGTTGTTACTATGCTGCAAGGAACCACAATTGAAGGAGCTAATGCAAGTCGTTGGATACAAATACCTATAGTGAATATGTCTTTTCAGACATCTACATTGGCAGCAGTCGTGCTTATGGTGTATGTGGCTAGATATATGTCTAAAATACAAGAGAAAGAAATTACTTTTGCCGAAACGATTTTGCCACTTTGGATGCCTGTATTTTTAATATTAATACTTATTCTTCCGGCGAATTTTTCAACAGCTGCCATTATGTTTGTTATGGTAGTTATGTTGGTGTTTTTAGGAGGTTACCCATTGCGTTACTTAGCTGTGATTATTGGTTCTGGTATTTTTGCATTGGTACTTTTTGTATTGGTTGCAAAAGCATTTCCAGACGCGATGCCAAATAGGATTGATACGTGGATGAGTAGAATTGATAGTTTCTCTAATGATGATAATACAGAAGCAGACTATCAAATAGAACATGCGAAAACAGCAATTGCTTCGGGTGGAATTCAAGGTGTTGGACCAGGGAAAAGTATTCAGAAAAACTTTTTACCACAGTCTTCATCCGATTTCATTTTTGCAATTATTGTTGAAGAATATGGTTTAATTGGAGGTTTGTTACTCATGATATTGTACATGTGGCTATTGTTTAGAATTGTCATTGTAGCTCAAAAATCAGATAGCCTTTTTGGTAAACTTTTAGTGCTTGGTGTTGGTTTGCCAATCGTTTTTCAAGCACTGATAAATATGGCAGTTGCAGTAGAGTTATTTCCAGTTACCGGACAAACATTACCATTGGTTAGTAGTGGAGGAACTTCTATTTGGATGACCTGTTTGGCAATTGGTATTGTGTTAAGTGTAAGTGCTAAAAGAGAAGAAGATAAAAATAAAGAAAATTTAGAAGACAATCCGTTGGAAGTACTTTCGGAAGCCATCTAA
- the murD gene encoding UDP-N-acetylmuramoyl-L-alanine--D-glutamate ligase: MTKKNLIQPDEKPSFGGGGRLVILGAGESGVGTALLGKAKGYDVFVSDKGAIKEKYKEVLIHNEVEWEEQKHTESKILNADVVMKSPGIPEKVAIVQQLIQKGIPVISEIEFAAKYTNATIVGITGSNGKTTTATLTDHILKQELSVGLAGNIGDSFAKQVLEDDYENYVLEISSFQLDGIVDFKPKIAVITNITPDHLDRYDYQFENYIASKFSIAKNQTKEDYLIYDADDEVITDWLKAHPVQSTLLPFSLVKKIENGAYLEKENIIITIDNNQIIMPTSKIALEGKHNVKNAMAASTVAHLLKIRKQTIRESLENFQGVEHRLEHVLKINKVQYINDSKATNVNATYYALESMDAPTVWIVGGVDKGNNYNELFSFVNEKVKAIICLGVDNEKLMSTFGSMVDVIVETQFMSEAIKIAYKIAESGDNVLLSPACASFDLFENYEDRGRQFKDAVRSL, from the coding sequence ATGACTAAAAAGAATTTAATTCAGCCGGATGAAAAGCCCTCCTTTGGAGGGGGTGGGAGGCTCGTCATATTAGGAGCAGGTGAAAGCGGAGTAGGAACTGCGCTTTTAGGAAAAGCAAAAGGCTATGATGTTTTTGTTTCCGATAAGGGAGCAATAAAAGAGAAATATAAAGAAGTTCTTATACATAATGAAGTGGAATGGGAAGAGCAAAAGCATACAGAATCTAAGATTCTAAATGCAGATGTGGTAATGAAAAGCCCAGGAATTCCGGAAAAGGTTGCTATCGTACAGCAGTTAATTCAGAAGGGTATTCCTGTTATTTCAGAAATTGAATTTGCAGCGAAGTACACCAACGCAACTATAGTTGGTATTACTGGAAGCAATGGAAAAACAACAACAGCTACGCTAACAGATCATATTTTAAAACAAGAGTTAAGCGTTGGTTTAGCAGGTAATATTGGAGACAGTTTTGCAAAACAGGTTTTAGAAGATGATTATGAAAACTATGTATTAGAGATAAGTAGTTTTCAGTTAGATGGTATCGTTGATTTTAAACCGAAAATTGCTGTAATAACCAACATTACGCCAGACCATTTGGATAGATATGATTATCAATTTGAAAATTATATCGCTTCAAAATTTAGCATTGCCAAGAATCAAACAAAAGAAGATTATTTGATTTATGATGCAGACGATGAGGTGATTACCGATTGGTTAAAAGCACATCCAGTACAATCCACATTATTGCCGTTTTCACTAGTAAAGAAAATTGAAAATGGCGCGTATTTAGAAAAAGAAAACATAATAATAACAATAGATAACAACCAAATAATTATGCCAACAAGCAAAATAGCATTAGAGGGTAAACACAATGTTAAAAACGCAATGGCTGCCTCGACAGTAGCACATTTATTAAAAATAAGAAAACAAACTATTCGTGAAAGTCTAGAGAATTTTCAAGGTGTAGAGCATCGTTTGGAGCATGTGTTAAAAATTAACAAAGTGCAATATATCAACGATTCTAAAGCTACTAATGTTAATGCAACGTATTACGCACTAGAAAGTATGGATGCGCCAACAGTTTGGATTGTTGGAGGTGTGGATAAAGGAAATAATTACAATGAATTGTTCTCTTTTGTAAACGAAAAAGTAAAAGCAATTATTTGCTTAGGTGTAGATAACGAAAAGTTAATGAGCACTTTTGGAAGTATGGTGGATGTTATTGTGGAAACGCAATTTATGAGTGAAGCTATAAAAATTGCTTATAAGATAGCAGAATCTGGTGATAATGTATTGTTATCTCCTGCTTGTGCTAGTTTTGATTTGTTTGAAAACTATGAAGATAGAGGAAGACAATTTAAAGACGCAGTAAGAAGTTTATAA
- the mraY gene encoding phospho-N-acetylmuramoyl-pentapeptide-transferase, whose amino-acid sequence MLYYLFEYLEKQYQFPGASLFGFITFRAAVAIILSLLFSTIFGKRIIRFLQKQQVGETIRDLGLEGQAEKAGTPTMGGIIIILATLIPVLLLAKLENTYIILLIVTTLWMGTIGFIDDYIKKFKNDKEGLKGRFKILGQVGLGIIVGATLYFNPNVTIKEKLPVAQQQEILIENPNALPGKFFAAEEQSTKTTIPFVKGNEFDYADLITWIHPEAAKYVWIIFILVSIFIITAVSNGANLTDGIDGLAAGTSAIIVLTLGIFAFVSGHIVFSDYLNIMYIPRIEEITIYIAAFVGALIGFLWYNAYPAQVFMGDTGSLTIGGIIAVIAIAVRKEWLIPVLCGIFLAENLSVVMQVGWFKYTKKKYGEGRRIFKMSPLHHHYQKSGYHESKIVTRFWIVGILLAIVSIVTLKIR is encoded by the coding sequence ATGCTGTATTACCTATTTGAATATTTAGAAAAACAATACCAGTTTCCTGGGGCATCACTTTTTGGGTTTATCACCTTTAGAGCGGCTGTTGCTATTATATTATCTCTGTTGTTTTCTACAATATTTGGTAAACGTATTATCCGTTTTTTACAAAAACAGCAAGTTGGAGAAACTATTAGAGATTTAGGTTTAGAGGGGCAAGCAGAAAAGGCAGGAACGCCAACCATGGGTGGAATCATTATTATTCTTGCCACGTTAATTCCGGTATTACTACTTGCAAAGTTGGAAAACACCTATATCATTCTGTTAATTGTTACCACCTTGTGGATGGGAACCATTGGTTTTATTGACGATTATATCAAGAAATTTAAAAACGATAAAGAAGGTTTAAAAGGAAGGTTTAAAATTTTAGGACAAGTAGGTTTGGGTATTATTGTAGGTGCTACTTTGTATTTTAATCCGAATGTTACTATTAAAGAGAAACTTCCTGTAGCACAACAACAGGAGATTTTAATTGAAAATCCAAATGCCTTACCTGGAAAGTTTTTTGCTGCGGAGGAGCAATCTACTAAAACAACAATCCCTTTTGTAAAAGGAAATGAATTTGACTATGCCGATTTAATTACTTGGATTCATCCGGAAGCAGCGAAATATGTTTGGATCATTTTCATTCTGGTTTCCATATTTATTATTACTGCAGTTTCTAATGGTGCAAATCTAACCGATGGTATTGATGGACTCGCGGCAGGAACTTCGGCTATAATAGTGCTTACACTTGGAATATTTGCTTTTGTGTCTGGACATATTGTTTTTTCAGATTACCTGAATATTATGTATATACCAAGAATTGAAGAAATCACCATCTATATCGCTGCATTTGTTGGAGCACTAATTGGTTTTTTATGGTACAATGCATATCCGGCCCAAGTATTTATGGGAGATACAGGAAGTTTGACTATAGGAGGTATTATTGCAGTTATAGCAATCGCAGTCCGAAAAGAATGGTTAATCCCTGTTTTATGCGGAATATTTTTAGCGGAAAACCTATCTGTAGTGATGCAAGTAGGTTGGTTTAAATACACAAAGAAAAAATATGGTGAGGGACGACGCATTTTTAAAATGTCGCCTTTGCATCATCATTATCAAAAATCAGGATATCACGAAAGTAAAATTGTTACCAGATTCTGGATTGTAGGAATCTTATTAGCAATTGTATCTATCGTAACACTGAAAATTAGATAA